A single genomic interval of Zingiber officinale cultivar Zhangliang chromosome 4A, Zo_v1.1, whole genome shotgun sequence harbors:
- the LOC121969379 gene encoding bZIP transcription factor TGA10-like isoform X1, translating to MANKGSSGGHGYQHHQTEQQQHQQQQISFAMIHPSSSSSSSSMHASFMRSKESTGAYDLGELDQALFMYLDGQDHSVQEQRQTLNIFPSQPMHVEPPSNSYKGGGISLASPSSSGSKKSNSEQAMELANSKKLDSPPALPHDHAKDSKSAVKKEGSRKGATGADHEGPKTPDPKTLRRLAQNREAARKSRLRKKAYIQQLETSRIKLSQIEQELHRARSQGLLYGGGAGALLGDGLPSGVGGLSSDAAAMFDMEYGRWLEEHHRLMMELRAAVQEHPPENKLRVFVDSCVAHYDQMASLKSMVIKTDVFHLLSGTWLTPAERCSMWMGGFRPSDLLKMLLSHIEPLTEQQLLAVCGLQQSTHETEEALSQGHGALNQSLLDTVTSDGLSCGASDVGNYMGQMVAAMNKLATLEEFVRQADHLRQQTLHRLYQFLTTRQMARCLLAVAEYFHRLRALSSLWVARPRQE from the exons GAGAAGCAAGGAGAGCACTGGAGCTTATGACTTGGGAGAGTTGGATCAAGCTTTGTTCATGTACTTAGATGGGCAGGATCACTCAGTTCAAGAACAAAGAC AGACGTTGAACATTTTCCCTTCCCAACCTATGCACGTAGAGCCACCCTCCAATAGCTACAAG GGAGGTGGAATAAGTCTGGCATCTCCATCAAGCAGTGGCTCCAAGAAGTCcaactcggagcaggccatggaGTTGGCCAACTCCAAGAAATTAGATTCTCCTCCTGCTTTGCCTCATGACCACGCCAAGGACTCCAAATCAGCAGTCAAG AAGGAAGGGAGCAGAAAGGGAGCTACTGGAGCAGATCATGAAGGCCCCAAGACGCCGGATCCTAAA ACCTTGAGGAGGCTGGCTCAGAATAGGGAAGCTGCGAGGAAAAGCAGGCTGAGGAAGAAG GCTTATATTCAACAGCTCGAGACAAGTAGGATCAAGCTCTCTCAGATCGAGCAGGAGCTTCATAGAGCTAGATCACAA GGATTACTATACGGTGGCGGAGCTGGAGCTCTCCTCGGCGATGGACTTCCTTCCGGAGTCGGCGGGCTTAGCTCAG ATGCGGCGGCGATGTTCGACATGGAGTACGGGAGGTGGCTGGAGGAGCACCACCGGCTGATGATGGAGCTGCGGGCGGCTGTGCAGGAGCACCCGCCGGAGAACAAGCTGCGAGTGTTCGTCGACAGCTGCGTGGCGCACTACGACCAGATGGCGAGCCTGAAGAGCATGGTGATCAAGACCGACGTGTTCCACCTCCTCTCCGGCACCTGGCTCACCCCCGCCGAACGATGCTCCATGTGGATGGGCGGTTTCCGGCCATCCGACCTCCTCAAG ATGTTGCTGAGTCACATCGAGCCGCTGACGGAGCAGCAACTGCTGGCAGTGTGCGGGCTGCAGCAGTCGACGCACGAGACGGAGGAGGCGCTGAGCCAGGGGCACGGGGCGCTGAACCAGTCGCTGCTGGACACCGTCACCTCCGACGGGCTGAGCTGCGGCGCCTCCGACGTCGGCAACTACATGGGCCAGATGGTCGCCGCCATGAACAAGCTCGCCACCCTGGAAGAATTCGTTCgccaa GCAGATCACTTGAGGCAGCAGACGCTTCACCGGCTTTACCAGTTTCTGACGACGAGGCAGATGGCGCGGTGCTTGCTGGCCGTCGCCGAGTACTTCCACCGCCTCCGCGCGCTCAGCTCCCTGTGGGTGGCTCGCCCGAGACAGGAGTGA